In the genome of Lathyrus oleraceus cultivar Zhongwan6 chromosome 4, CAAS_Psat_ZW6_1.0, whole genome shotgun sequence, the window TCCTGGAACATGTAACAAATTTTTAATCATTTCTCCCTAGGAATTATGGGTGCCGTAGTCGAGTTTGATGTCCATGTTCTCGTAGttgaatcattttggaaacgaagcaatggttcttgtGGTGTAAGAAAGTCATGGTGGTTGGATGCTTTGCCGATGCGATGTTTGAATGTACATTGGTGGGGGCTATGGCGGGATAAGGTGGAATCATATGAATCATCGGGGCTGTAGTAAGATGTGGTGGCGACATATGGTTGTTGGTGGTATGAGTCATGCTCTTGGATTTAGGTTTGGATGTGTGGCATGAATTGGTTGTGGGGTTAGGTATTTGGTGGTTGGATGTATCTGGTATGGTGACGTTGTGAAGTTGATTGTTGGGTTTAAGTGGATTGACATTGTTATTGGATTTGGTAATGGTGTGAAGTTGGTTGTTGGGTGGGGGTTTGTTGTTGGGTATGTGATGACGAAGCTCGTTGGCATGGGTCGATCAAATACCTCGACTCAGACACAAACTGTGTCGTTGTAACCGATCTATACCAATTCATATAATtttgagttggtctagcacccTGTATGATATGATCTGTTAAGATGTGTCGATGTCGATTCCTTTATTGACGACACATCTCTGTAGCAAACTATTTCCGATCGGAATAACCCCATTGGGCATCGACTCTTAGTTGATGTCAGTCTCTCAAACACATCGGAGGGTCTGAAATTTGTTGTTGCATACCGAACTGCAGTTTGacacggtcactctggtgcatctctAAGTAGTAAACCTGATGATTTAtgtttttgctgtccaaactgcaacaTCACCGAGGTTAACCTGATGGTCGAGACTAGTATATagcctccagataaactgtataAGAAAAATACATGATTGAAAGATTTTTAATTTGGTAATATTAAAACCAAATTTAGAGTTGTTTAGTTGTAATACATCGTCTGATCCAAGGTGGTCTAAAAGATTGCGATAGACTATTATAGCGCGTTTGGGACATTTGGTGTAGTTCATCCCTAGAAAAGACCACCTAAACCGAAAAGATTGAAAATAAATTACTTAAAGTTAGTTGTAGTATAAAGTAATCAATTCgaagaaataaaataaaataaacttacTTTATTGCGAAAGGGAATGTGAGTGACTTCTCGTTGACCGGGGCAAGTGACGACATTCTCGACCAATCCCATGCTTTTAGAAAAAAGGCGCAAGAATAAAACGAACAAGTATCCTTTTGTGTATTTTTACACAAAGAACTATATAAATGGGACAAAACAGCCGAACCCCAACTATATGTTgctattttatttatatttcttaacaacgacaaatacataatatttactgtATTATATTTTTATCAGTAGTTTCAGAAAATAAAAAAGTTACCAAATAtaatcataatataacaccgagctttaagTATTTTTTCATACTCAATCGAATCTTCGGTTAATTTTAAGCTTGAATAGTATTATTTAAGATATTTTAGATTAATACCTTGACCTCTAGTTGTGTCTTCACACAAAGGGGAACCCAACAATTCTTTGCATATTGTGTTATCTTGAGCCCTAGTTGTGTCTTCACACAAAGGGAACCCAACAATCACGGCAGCTGTTCAGTGATACTTCGATGAAATTCATTAAGGAGGAAGATgtcaaagctaacacacatgtgaTCACAATGTTTGACCGTCATAAATGTTGATTCAGTGTAGATGAGGCAGTGAATCACAATGAAGGGAGGCCGAGGGGATACTatcgagtggaactagatagaggttggtgcgactgcaGAAAGTGCCAAGTCTTTCGTAtgccttgctcccatgtcatagcgaCATGTTCAAAGGTTCAACATAACCCTTCCAACTTACTATCCTCCATTTACACAGTCATAAGCATATGCAGTGTTTACAACAATAACTTTCTGGTGATAGCAAATGAGGATTATTGGCCTGTATATCAAGGGGAGATAGTCTGGCACAATTTGAAAAAAtacgaagaaagaaaaagggtcgTCCTAACAACACACATActcgaaccgaaatggatacgactAACAAATTGATGAGATTATGTAGTCCGTGTCGTCAGCTTGGACACAATCGTACAAATTGTCTCAATGTTGGACCAAACATAACAACATAGTTTTATATGTAACAATTTTACTTTATATTGAAACAACGTTCATTTCATAAATATCATAACATTCAGTTACAACAATTTAAATAACAACTAAACAATAATTTAAacaacaattaaacaaaaagATAAATAAATACAAGGGctaaacaacataactatgcaattacaaccaTCAGGACAATTTCCTCAAAGTTGTGCATCATAATGcaaacatctttgttagttttaaCAGAGCCCCAAAATTGACATTCTCCATTGTCGTTGTACACCGTAACTAGCCTTTGAATTCTTGAGATCTTTTCACCCTCTATAGTGTCTCCATCTAACCAACAGATCAAACTCCTATTAACATGCTCGAACGTCTCTGTGTTCCAGAGTCGTATCTTCATCAAAAGCTTTACTGTTGAATAAATTAAATCAACATTTATCTTGTGAATATAAGAACACATATATGAAGACATTCTGAAGAAAACTTGAAGGAGATACTTCGAAGATAGAGAAGGGATGTTGTATTTATAAAATTCCTAAACAAAGCAGTAGCCACTACCTATGGCACACGCTTCTATAGGATGCATGCATGCGCCACCTAAAGTAACATCATGTACAGGCAATCGTCATAAGGATGACACATGGTTACAAGTTTATAATGCATGTGCCACTATGATTGTCTACTCCTCTTGCCGACCAATTGTTTTTGTTTGAAACATGGTTAGTTTgataaattatttaaaatattgattattttggaattaaatttaaaaatgttagttatttttttaatgttttttttaatAAGGTGTAAAACTTTTTATATATGCAATTAAATCATAATTATTTTCAATAAAATATCATTATATTATTTCATCATGATGACACCATCATATTCAAATTTACTATGTctactttttattttattttataattttacatatatattttttattatactAAATGATATTTCGTTTCCACTTTCAAGTTTAAAAATATCAACTTTTTAGTGATTTGCCATGCATAGTTGGCAAAGTAGACACTCGTTGGTTATTCTGTTTTGAAAAAGGAGAGTTGGGACATCAAATCCGGGCGAGTTTTACTCTCCTCCATCTTCCCATAATTAGCTCCAATCTCTCTTTTTCCACACCAATCTTCTATTTCTTCAATCACtcttttttttcttcaatttttttgCATTTCTTTTTTACCCTACTGGTCCTGTCATCGACTTCATGTCTTCTCCTCCCTCTCTACACACATAGAGAGAGAAGAAAAACTTATAAGAGAAAACTCATCATAACCATAAGAGCAAGAACACGATGTTGCAGAGAGCTGCAAGCAACGCATATTCATGGTGGTGGGCCAGCCACATCAGAACCAAACAATCCAAATGGATGGAACAAAATCTCCAAGGTCAACTTTTTCTTCTCATTTTCTCCTTTCTATATACTCAAACTATGCATATATTAGTCTCTGAGGGATTGGTCTCTGCAGTTGCATGCAGAGGATACCTACCTGGTTTCTATAGGAAAAAACTATGCCAATATTATATATAAGTTTTGAAACATGTTCATAAATAGTATCCATATAATATTGATTAACAATCATTTGCAGATATGGAGGAAAAGGTACAGACGGTTTTACGGCTTCTAGAAGAAGAAGGCGACTCGTTTGGAAAAAGAGCAGAAATGTATTACAAAAGGAGACCGGAACTGATAATCTTCGTGGAAGAAGCCTTCCGCGCGTACCGATCTTTAGCCGATCGGTACGATCATTTATCGACGGAGTTACAGAATGCAAACAACACAATTGCTTCTGTTTGTCCGGATAGTCTTCCTTATATGGATGAAGACGACGACGATGCATCGCCGAGGCCGAGGCCGCCGAAAAAAATGCCGGAAGGACCCAAACCGAATGTCCCGAAAGTTCCAGCGCCTCCGGTGAAGGATTTAAAGAGTGTCATTACCTCAGCGACGAAGAAATTAAGTATGAAGAAAGCGTCTGCAGCCGCTTCTAAAGTTCCTAAATCGGGATTAAGCAGAAAGCAGGCGATTGAAGAGGTTGACAAGCTTCAGAAGAATATTCTAGCATTACAGACTGTGAAAGAGTTTCTGAAAAGCTCTTATGATAATTCCATTGCTAAGTATTGGGAAACTGAGGGGCAGATCAAGGAGTTCCAAGAGAGAGTTTCGAATTTGCAAGACGAACTCGGGGAAGGTGTTGTTAATGTTATCGATGACGAGGAAGCTCGGCATTTGATGGCAGAAGCCGCGCTTAAATCGTGTCAAGATGCGTTGTCGCAGTTGGAAGAGAAACAAGCTGTGTCGCTTGGTGAGGCGAAAATTGAGTCCAAAAGAGTAAAGGAAGCGAGGGAAAAGTTAAGCTCCCTCATGAATGAATTTGATTATGGTCAAAGCGATTCTCAAAAGCCGAGGCCGAAACGAGATGTAAAAGAACTAACAGGAAAAAAGGATTTGAATGAAGATGCGGAAATGACTCAGCAGAGACAAGACTTGCAAATATTGAAAGAGAAGATTAAAGAACATTTCGAGGCTGACTCACATTCGACTTTAACCGTGACAGAAATGGCAGAGAAGATCGACGAGCTTGTTACAAAAGTGATTAGTTTAGAATCTGCAGTTTCTTCACAGACAGCTTTGGTAAAGAATTTAAAAGACGAAACTGACGAACTCCAATCGTTGATTCGACATCTAGAAATGGAAAAGGAGAGTTTAGTTAACGAAAAAGTTAAATTGAATGAGAAACTTCGAGAAATGGATGAAAAAGTGCTTGAACTACATGACCTTAGCCAAGTTGTTGAAGATCAAAACAACAACCTCCAAACTCATTTCACCGAAGCGCATTGTAGTCTTGATAGTCTGGCTGACAAAGTAGTGCAGAAGGAAAATCCGGACGATGAGGATAAAGTGGCTGAAAAATTGCCAACAGAAACACATTCATTAAGCAAAGATGAACCAACAGAAACACATTCATTAAGCAAAGATGAACCAAAACATGATGTTATCGCACAAAACGCATTGAATCAAGACGAAGTCTTATTGAATGATGATACATTAAATTCAGCTATGGAAAAAGAAGTAAAGGTCACTGATTCACAAACAGAAGAAGAAGCAACCATAGTTGAAAACAAATCTTCTATAGAGTTGAAAGAAAACGAGAAAACTCATGACATTAGCAATGATGATATAATCGAATCAAGAGATGACGGAAGTCATGAAAATGACTGTAGTCAAATTTCGTCTGAGACAGAGAGTGCTCTTAAAAGTGATTCCGAGGAGGAAGCAAAAACACTAGAAGAAAATGCTTTGCTATCAGAGTATAGGAAAACTCTTCAGGATTATGAAGAAGTGAAGAGCAAGCTCAATGATGTAGAGAAGAAAACTCAAGATGCACTCTTTGAGTCATCTTTGCAGTTGAAAGAATTGAAGACTTCTAATGCTGTGAAAGACGAAGAAATTCGACTCTTACGTCAGAAACTAAATCTTTTCCAGAAAAACTTAGAGGGAATTGAAGAAACCGGCGAGTTACCTCCCTTGCAGTCACCTCCTTTGCAGTCACCAGAAAATCATGTTATGGAGGCAATGTTTAAATTAGAAGAACCGGAATCAAGTTCTGTGATTGAAGAGAAGTTTCGGATGGGAATCGACGAACTTCTAGAGGAGAATCTAGTATTCTGGATGAAATTCAGTGCTTCTTTCACCGAGATACAGAAATACGAAACAACTACAAAAGATTTGCTAGCCGAGGTATCAAGAATCGAAGAAAAATGGAAAGCAACAGAAGGAAGTAGTAGCATAAAATATTCATTGAAATCAGACGCAAGACCGCTTTATAAACACCTCTCAGAGATACAAAGTGAACTCACACTATGGTTAGAAAACAGCGCAATGCTGAAGGAAGAACTTCAACAAAGATTCGCTTCGTTGTGTGAAATCCAAGAAGAGATAACGACAGCATTGAAAGCAAGTGCTGAAGGTTATGATTTCAAGTTCACAAGCTATAATGCTGCGAAATTTCAAGGCGAGGTTTTGAATATGAAACAAGAGAATCATAAAGTTGCTGATGAGCTTCAAGCTGGGTTGGATCTTGTAACAACTCTTCAACTTGATGCTGAGAAGGCTCTTGCAAAGTTGAATGATAGATTTGGACTGTCAAATTCGAAGAGAAACCAGATGACATCTGAGGATTCGAAGAACCGTGTTCCTCTAAGGTCATTTATCTTTGGAGTTAAACCAAAGAAACAAAAACAGTCAATCTTTTCAATGCATAGGAAAAATCGCGCTTTGAAATCATAAAGCCATAATGTAAATGTATTGTAATATTCATGCATACTGCATTTTCTTTAACATGAACATTAGCTAGTGTATGTATTGAGATTTGATTGAGAGTGAAGTTGGACTTTTTACCTAAGAGGAGGGTATTTTAATTTTATAGTACTTGTCTATAAATTGTAAGAAGTGTGACCAAATGTATGTAGGGGATTTAGATTTCCCTTTTTGTATTGTGTGCCTTTTTTTTAATGTGCATCAGTGAATCCACTGTGTTCAAAATGTTGTCTTCTCAGTAACCAAATATCCATTGAATGAAATCCTCGGAAGGATACTGATTTAAGGGTATGAAAATGACCTATCAAAAAGACATAAATGCTAACTGTGGACTCTGATTCATAATGTTACTTGAAGATATgtttcataaaataaaataaaactttttgAATTAACTAGGATTTGGATCATCTGCAATTTTGTTTTTAGACACTAGTTCATGAAAGCAACACTTATCTTATTTCTCAAGTAACTCCATTTATATTTTAAGAAAATCTTATTTCTCAAGTAACTCCGTGTATACCTTTAAGAAAATCTACTGACATCTTCCTcaattcttctaaatataatcaTTTAAATTTTTAATATTCATGAAAACTTTAGAATTTGAAACCGAGGCTCTGTTTAATTTAATATACGTAGCTCATGAGGTGTTCAAGCAGCAACAAACAACCTGAAAGTATTAGAAAAAGATCTGTCACCTCCATAATTTGGGAAGGAACTAGTCTTCCTTTATTCTCACGTTCCGGATAAAGAGGTAGGAGAAACCGCTTCTCCTAATTCAAAGGTCCTCTATATAACACAGTCTTGGAATTGGGAAAATTGTTGAGAATAACAAGTGTGAGTAGCGTGGGGATGTCATACATTAGTTagaaatatggagacttgagcatttataagtgaaAGAATCCAAACACATCACCTTAAtattttgggtgaatatgtgaTGTCTCTCTCACATGTTTTGGATGCTCTTTCGTGTTGACATCCCTGAATAGCCCCAACAGTGGTATCATGAGTGTTTGGTTCGAGTGAAGGGACCGACTCACTTGGATCGAAAGTATCTCCACATGGTCGTGAGTAGAGTGTCTCGTTGAAGAGTGTCAATGATGGTACATGTGTATGTGATAAAAAAAGAACTTCTGATTGAGGGGGTGCATTGTGGATAGACTCACACTTGAGGAAGAGTGTTGAGAATAACAAATGTGAGTAGTGTGGAGAAGTCCCACATTGGTTAAAAATATGGAGACTTGGACATTTATAAGTGGGAGAACCCACACACCTATTGCTTTAAGATTTTAGGTGAATATATGGTAGTTTGTTACTCTTTACTTAAATAGAAGTAATACAAAGAACTCTTCAAGAATCTCACAAATGTGCTGGCCTCGCTTAGTAGAAAAGTTGTTTTATTGTTGTACTTTTTTATATACTATAAAATAAGCTgtttttataatatatttttaaaaaattatgaaaaaaaattgaaaaaaaaaacttATAAATGTCTTATgttttttccataaattcatcCAAACAATATTATAAAACTTATGTTAATAGATTGAGAACAAAGCCAAATACCCAGTACAAGTATACCAACCAGCATAAACACATTTCAATAACATTATTTATTAATAAGACCTAAGTGTGTGTCTGCTGGAGATTTTTATCAATACAGAACAAACTTCAAGAGACACTTTTCCCTCCAGAGACACTTTTCATTGAAGGAATTTTTTAAATGCCAAGCCAAACTTGTTATTTAAAGATAATAACATAAGCATTTATTTATATACCAACAGTCCAACACTTAATGCTGCTTCCACTATTCAAATGACACATCTGATACTATCTGGGCTCCCCTTCCCCATGCTATATAAAGGCCAACATGATGCATTACTGCCTGCAGTAAAATAATATAATGGACACATTAAAAAGGATTAAATTTAATAACAAACTTTGAATTTTCAAAAATTTTATAAAAACAGCACAAGAATTGCTTGCAATTTGACTATCACAATATACATGGATACAAACAAAAATGACAGCAAAAACAAGGTCTAGAGAAAGTATCACAGTTTGGAGCTATAGAGGTTAAGTGTTTGATATCTTAGGGTAACATGAAGAACATATACTTGTCTGAATTCCTCTGTAAAGAGCCGTTGGATCAATATCGATCCAACTACACCCATCTGAATCTTGATCCAGACGCTATATATGATCCAAGCACCCTAGGAATAACACATTTGATGCAGTCACATGATCTAGACCATTGGACCAAATTTCAATACCAGACTGTTTTAAGTTCCAAGTTTGAGAGTTAGACCCAAAATACAAAGTTAGAAAGTGAACTGTTCGATCTGGATCCAACATACTAGATCATCAAATATGTGATTACCTCAATGCAGGAAATCCAAACGGTATTTGGTGTTTCCCAATATATGTCAGTTTCTTGAATGTTATCAAGCAACAATGTCAAATTCCATCATCCAACATCTAAAGAAATAAGATTATGCTAATTATGTTTTCTACCAGTTCCAGCGCGTCGGAAACCTAAAGTGTATCGCTAAAAGCCAAAATTTAGTTTGACGAAATACCTGTGGATGGGATACCAGGTCTTTGCCAGCTTTGGCTACATGTAGTGGAAGATCGTAAGTAGCACAAGCTTGGGAGGCCACAATCACATTTTCCAGAGGAGAAAGGAATCCGCGGTTCCTCGCAGACAAAACCGAACAGGTAAAATCCAGCACACATATATCAGTGCATATCCCACAAACCAAAACCTGTAACAAACAAAAAACCAGTATCCAAGAATCTCAACCAAGAATCTATGAACCAAACAAATACTGATAACACCAGAAGTACAATACTTACTTGCTTTATCTGATTACTTTTCACCCAATCAATAAAGACATTAGACCCATCTTTCTCATATGAACCAATAAATCCATCAATACAGTCTTTGCGCCTGAGCGTTGCATTTGGCTCATTTTCCAACCACACTAGTTCTTCATTTCAGAGAAAACCAAATCTAAATCAGGACACAAAACACCAACCCAATAAGCATAAAATCTCAATCTCTAGTCAGAGATTGaaatttttatatatattatcaAGATTATACAGAAATAGCAGACAAAATAGCAACAAGCTACCCCGCTACTCCTTTTTATATGACAAAATCAATCCTCTTAAATATCACATTCATTGTCCTAGGTGACACAACATTGTTATGCATGAGTTTTGCACTCTCTGGAAAAGAGAGCTTCTAGTGCTAGAAAATAAAAAATGTCAAAAACAGATGATATGAAAGCATCGATAAATACGTGGTCCAAGCATCACTTTTGAAACTAAAGAAATAAATCCATTGATGAACGGAATTAATATTATAATGACTACATAAACGAGATATATCAATGATTCGATAAACCAGCAAACTTAAATTTTACTTATAATATTTTAAAGATTAATCTCACTACCTCCATAAAATTTAATGAAGTGAAACCACTATTTTATTTGAATAACATATAGAAAACAAATTATACCAGGAACCAATTTTGTTTCGTCGGATCCAATAAGACAGTGAGGAGGATAAGGAGGTTCAGGAACATCAGGGTGATGACAATCAAGGTAAGCAAAAATTGGCCAATTCTTCTCAGCAAAAATCTTTGATAACCTCACAGATTCTTCCACCATTTTATTAACTTGTTCATCTGGTTCTTTCGGCGCCTaccataataataataataataataaaacataaaatttcatttcatttgtaACGAAAATGACAGCAAAACAGACAAAAGTTAGATACATGATTATAGAAAACAGAGTAAgttaaaaggaagaaaaaaaacAGAGTATAATTACGAAATTGCCAGATCCGACAGTGCAGAAACCGTTAATAATATCAACGAGGACGAGGCCGGTTTTGAGGTTGTTAGTGAGAAGAAGAGGTTGTTGTTTCACTGGGATTTGTTCCTTGAGAAGGTCTAGTGTGGGAGATGGAGATTGAGATTCAGAGCCCATTTTTGATTGGTGTTGACTGTGACTGCAAATTTGTTGACCAGATTAGGTAATTATAAGGGACAAATTGCGtattttaaattaattaagaTGTTATGTGCCCCTCTTTTCCTCTCGTGAGTGGGAATAGCTGCGATTTGATTCATTGAAAATGTCTCATGCCTTGCCTCCAACCCACTTCATGCATTTTTAGAATGATTGGCTGTATTATTTGAACAATTGTTCCTTTTTTTATGATGCTAGTGATGGGTTGGTTCATTTTCCCAATACAACACTCACCAATTATTTAGAGAAAAAAAATTGTTTACATGTGATTGAAGCTTTTTTAGGCAATATGTTTTGGGCTGCTTATTTGTTGTCTGTTTCAATGGATAGAAAATCTCGAGTTTTAGGATTGGTTTCCTTTTCTGTTCAATCAATGATTTAATTTAAAGTGCAATCTCATTTAAAAAAGATTTATTCACCAAATTATTTTCTAGCAAGATTGGAATTCTTATCCATATCAAATTAATACATAGATTTGTTTTAATCAAGATAAAATCAACATTACAAAGATTGATATTTTTGGGTGTTTTTCGGAATCCATCTACGCCAAAACCTACTGGACTTTATGTTGAACAATTGTTGCTATTTAAGGAGGTGTTCTACCTCATGTGGAGACTTAAATATTGCATTATAAAATTTAGTGCTTTTAGTTTTTGTTGAGTCTTTGTGTTTTAGGTTGTTATACTTTATTCTTAGGgttatttttctaagttataagGATATAGTATTTGTGTTGTAATTGTAATTTATCACTTTTATATATTTTTGTAATTGTACAAACACTTGGGAGAATGTTTGAGTGAAATTGAGAGGGGTTTCATATTTAGGGGATCTAGATCGAAGTTCACAAGTAGTATTAGGGAAATGACACTAAACTAGGGGAATTCATATGAATCTGTCGTGTATTATTGACTATTAATAGTGAATTTCCTTTTGCTGATGCCCTCCATAAATATACAATGAAGTAGACAAGAATATTATCATAATCATTAACATTTGCACCAGTTCAAAAGAAGCTTGTGAGACTCTTGAAGTTGCTCATGAAGGCACATTCAAAGTTTGTATGTCAAGACTTTAACTAAAGATGAAGAAGGATGAAATTGTAGTTGAATTCAATTTTCGACTTCGTGACATTTTTTACAACTCTTTTCCTCTTGTTGAAAAGATGTCTGAATAAAAAAAGGTAAACAAAATCTTTAGGTCTCTTCCAAAGAGGTTTGATATGAAAGTCTCGGTCATTGAAGAAGCTTAAGATGTAGCCAAATTGAAAGTTGGTGAGTTGATTAGATCTCTTCCAACTTTTGAAATGTCGATTGAAGATAAACTAGagaaaaataataaaagtgtggCATTCAAAGCAGGTGCTAAAGAAGGTGATGATCAGTTAAAAGGTGATGTTGATGAAAACTTAATTGAATCCATTTTCTTTCTAGCCAAGAGTTTTAAAAAGATCGTGATAAGGCTTGACAAGAGATAAAGGAACAATGTCACTACAAATGTCAAAAACAACTAGCATCAGAAGTCTAAAGCTGTCAACTTTCAGTGTAAAGGAAAAGATGGAGAAAAACATAACAAATGCATGGGAATCCATTGTCATGAATATGAATAATTTGGGAATATTTGGGTTGTATGTACTAACTTTCTTAGAAAGCAGAAGAATGGGTACCTTCAACCCTAGCCCAGTTACTAGGTTTCTAGTAAATGACTTTAACAACAACCTAATGCAACATCCACATTGCACACCTCATTTGACTATTGTGAAAACTAGCCTTGTCAAAAGGACCCTTAACATATGTCTTATAGATCATCTTGACAAACTGTGCATAGTTGAAGTAATGGGGATTTGATACACAAACTTCCATTTTTCTTATTTTCCAGCCCAAAAACATTTTTAAGATCCTCAATACCAAATTTAATCAACATTCCACTAAATTGACAATGAATACTAGTAGATGAAGCTTCCATATGGCAATAAAATGCTTTGACATGTTTCAGATTAAAATTAATATGAAGATAAATAATTTTCAACAGTTTGTGATTTTCAAACGATTGAAGGAAATAAATATCAATTTCCTTTTCAACAACTTTGTCCATATAGTACTTAGGTTTGATTGTCTTGTTGAGAAAGTGAGTAACAAACACCTTGTATTCATGTTTAGAAATCAAATGGTTTACCTTCAAGGATAATGCAACTAAGTTACAAATTTGAGCATTGTCTTTTGGGATGAAAGTTGGATCAGTAGCATGAGGAACTCTAGATGACTTGGATGAACTACCCAGAGAAACAATCTTGACTTTGGGACCTTTAGAAGCTTGCGTTTTAGTTCTTATACCTTTTGATATTTATGGGTGCTCTGAAATTGATTTCCTCTTgctttattttttttataagaTCCTTAATTTTCCATTTAAGATAAAGATGGAAGAGATAGATGGGGTTTAATGATATGCAATGATTTTATTAAATGAGAGAAAGGATGAAATGAAAATGGAATGAGCGATGAAATGAGggacacacacacaaacacacaaatCATCAGAGATTTGTGATTTGAATTAAGAAGAAAAACTCTTAGTATTTGATTTGAGTCAAACACCTTTATGATTCGAATCAAAGTCACAAGGAGCACAATAGAATTTTTGTGATTCGAATCAAGATATGATATGATTCAAATCAGACATCCAGGGGCTAAATAACTTGACAAAGTTTAAGCTTGATTCGAATCAGGGTGTTTTGTGATCTGAATCAAAGACCaaaaatttttgaaaaattaatttaatGCATGAGAAGAATGTTTTTATTAGATGCAAAAATAACCATGattttaaaaatgaaaagaaaatttaATGCTTATGAATGAGGATGTTATGCTCAGATGAATAAAAATAATATGAGGCATGATACGCTCAGATGATTTATGATATGGACACAATTACACATGCATATATCAAACACATAAAAATACAAGAAGAGAAAACAAGTTTCGAACAATCATACCAATTTGACAATCTATGTTTTAACTTGCTGCAGACGAAACAATTTACgatcaataatatacaattatGATCAATCATAAACAATTTGATACTATTTTCTTTGCATGTC includes:
- the LOC127074968 gene encoding protein NETWORKED 2D; this encodes MLQRAASNAYSWWWASHIRTKQSKWMEQNLQDMEEKVQTVLRLLEEEGDSFGKRAEMYYKRRPELIIFVEEAFRAYRSLADRYDHLSTELQNANNTIASVCPDSLPYMDEDDDDASPRPRPPKKMPEGPKPNVPKVPAPPVKDLKSVITSATKKLSMKKASAAASKVPKSGLSRKQAIEEVDKLQKNILALQTVKEFLKSSYDNSIAKYWETEGQIKEFQERVSNLQDELGEGVVNVIDDEEARHLMAEAALKSCQDALSQLEEKQAVSLGEAKIESKRVKEAREKLSSLMNEFDYGQSDSQKPRPKRDVKELTGKKDLNEDAEMTQQRQDLQILKEKIKEHFEADSHSTLTVTEMAEKIDELVTKVISLESAVSSQTALVKNLKDETDELQSLIRHLEMEKESLVNEKVKLNEKLREMDEKVLELHDLSQVVEDQNNNLQTHFTEAHCSLDSLADKVVQKENPDDEDKVAEKLPTETHSLSKDEPTETHSLSKDEPKHDVIAQNALNQDEVLLNDDTLNSAMEKEVKVTDSQTEEEATIVENKSSIELKENEKTHDISNDDIIESRDDGSHENDCSQISSETESALKSDSEEEAKTLEENALLSEYRKTLQDYEEVKSKLNDVEKKTQDALFESSLQLKELKTSNAVKDEEIRLLRQKLNLFQKNLEGIEETGELPPLQSPPLQSPENHVMEAMFKLEEPESSSVIEEKFRMGIDELLEENLVFWMKFSASFTEIQKYETTTKDLLAEVSRIEEKWKATEGSSSIKYSLKSDARPLYKHLSEIQSELTLWLENSAMLKEELQQRFASLCEIQEEITTALKASAEGYDFKFTSYNAAKFQGEVLNMKQENHKVADELQAGLDLVTTLQLDAEKALAKLNDRFGLSNSKRNQMTSEDSKNRVPLRSFIFGVKPKKQKQSIFSMHRKNRALKS
- the LOC127074969 gene encoding nicotinamidase 1; the encoded protein is MGSESQSPSPTLDLLKEQIPVKQQPLLLTNNLKTGLVLVDIINGFCTVGSGNFAPKEPDEQVNKMVEESVRLSKIFAEKNWPIFAYLDCHHPDVPEPPYPPHCLIGSDETKLVPELVWLENEPNATLRRKDCIDGFIGSYEKDGSNVFIDWVKSNQIKQVLVCGICTDICVLDFTCSVLSARNRGFLSPLENVIVASQACATYDLPLHVAKAGKDLVSHPQAVMHHVGLYIAWGRGAQIVSDVSFE